From the Salarias fasciatus chromosome 5, fSalaFa1.1, whole genome shotgun sequence genome, the window GGGCACACGGGATGTCAGCCTCGCTCTATTCAAAACAGGTCAGGATGAAGGCCCTCTCTGTCTCCGGGTGCAGCTGAAGAGGAACAATCATGCAGAGATATCAATAAGTTACATTCTCAGAGACACACCTCACTTAATTTTTCGAAGCAGACTGAAAATATTTGTGCAACATTTGAAAGCTCCTCACAGAAGAGAGTTTTTATCATACAGTGTCATTAAGATACACAAAACATTGTGGCCTGACGGGATCCCAGAGTGACTTTTTTCATAAGAAGTAAAGAAGCAGTGTTGAATAATGTGAGCATGTTTACTGGATTCTTCTGCACAGTTCTTCCCTGTGTGGAAAAGGTGTTgcaaagaacattaaaaaaagaggcaaTATGGTTTGTTCTAACTTTATAAACAATGTAAACCTGGTgaacagcacagagaaaaggaaCTTTTTGACTTCCCGTTTAAaccttgttttgtgtgtttaatgtggCAGAGTGACAGGTCAGGTAATCTTGTGGTTTTATCCGTGGTGACTGGCTGGGaaaatgacttcctgtttttaaataatattttgagCGACTCTCTCTCATTTTGTCTTCCGCCTTTATCATCTGCATCCAATTTAGGATAAATAACCTTTCAGTAATCTGCAATTCGGAGACTGAATGCACGACAACAGTCGTCCGTCCTGCGATGAAGGCATTCGTCATCGTCGTTCAGTtaaatggacagaaacaaaTATTCATCAGTCAATCTTCTGCACCGCTTTATTCAACCCAGAGTGGCAGAAGGTCGGAGCTGATCCAAGTCGATCCGGCTCTGACTGACGTAAACAGGCTGCCGGTCAAACACAGAGCAACCGTCAcaatcacatacacacacctacagTCACTGATCAACAGGTATACCAGGAGCAAACCTCTCCAGACACAGAGGGTGTAGACAGGATGGAAACAAGTAACGCTGGACGCACATGGCGGTGACGCAGTTAAAGCAGAGCAGACTTTGGAGTTATCATGACAGCTGTGTGAATATAAGCAGTGCAGCGTTATGGGGGTttcgtgtgtgcgtgtgtgtgtgtgtgtctgttttttacAGTTCAAGTTTTTCACATCACATTTAATAAAGTCCACACTATCCAAGCCAGGTTCCCATTTTttgctgctctcctctcccacCTCGTTCATCAGATCCAACTTTCATTTGAATATTGTGCAAAATGTGTTGGATATTTGTTCAGCCCGACTTTAAAGCTTATCGTTTGGCAACGATCTGGTTTGAAAAATCACATATTACCCAATCCTAATAAAACGAAACATCCCGAAAACATTGACATATTCACCCGAACACACAGTGTTCGGGTAGCTCTGGGACTCGTACTGGTTGAACATTGGCTACAATAATGGTTTGAAAACTGCATGGTAAACTAgacatttactgaaaaaaatactgaaatcatAGAAAATATTAACCTACTGTAATTTGTCAAACATTGATAATTtcgacagtaaataaataaacatctaACTGGATGATTATACTTTTCTGAAGTGGAACTTTCCTGATTCCAGCACCTCACATGTAATTATTTTCTGATTCCTGAAGTCCCCATGACGACCAACTGTATGTTTTAGACTACGTCACAGGCATGGGAaccatattttatttattttctttacaatTTCATGACTCTCGATAGACCAAAGCAAATGGTTAACAGACGAGATCCCGATGTGAAGCACTCTTACAGCTCTGCTTTTAACGTGATTGTGAGAGCACAACCTGGGTACAAATCTGCAGTGCTCTTTGTAGAACTGGCTCGTGAGAACTTGATCTGtattcttctccttttttcttttttctttttttttttctgtgctcagtGCCGTTCCAGGTCTGTGAGAACGGCGTTTGGACACAGACACATTCTCATCATATTAATCATGATATTCTCTTTAATCACacgctggctgctgctgattcaccaaacttttctgaatAACAAAACTCTTTAGTTTGTGACTGAGGCCCGAGGCGAGCAGGCGTCCTCAGACTTGGCGAATCAGTTCAGATTTCAGACTCTTTTGTTTCTTCTCCGCGGCTCCTGCTTACACAGGTCGTGCAGTTGAATCAAGTATGTGGTGTCTGGAGGAACAATGAAAATAATGCACTCTTTCCTGTCGGTTTGCAGAGCTTGTCTGGGCCAGTGCTTCAGTTACAGCGTCCCCAACACGTTCCCACAGTCCACCGAGTCTCTGGTGCACTGTGACTCCTGCATGCCGGCCCAGACGCAGTGGGAAGTGGTAAGAGTTATTGGACGTTAGCTCATGGAGCAGGCGCACACTCAACAGTGACTTGTCAAACTCGCGCACACAAACCTCAAGTTTCCTACATAAAGACGACACGTGTTTACCGCTCACGACCGAAGCAGATGGGAAAGAAGTAACTGGAAGATTTTCCAGCAGTAGATCTGCAACTTCTTAAGTTCTATGAAAGGtttagacttaaaaaaaaaagaaaatctacaaAGTTCATTGTTCCCTGAAGCTAGTAAAGGAGTACAGCCCTGTGACAGCAAAGGCTTTGTGGCACGGTGTGTATGTAGTTTGGAACGCTGCCAGGTTGACTCGGCGGGTGAGACCGCAGGTGAGGTCACCTCATGTTTCAGGGAAAAATGTTCTGCCTCTATCGCTGccaccagaaagtttcattaattTAATTCTCTTAGTATTTCAGGTCAggccaaaaagaagaaaaaaaaatgcatttaaactCTCACCTTACTTTTAATTACCTGGAAATGAGTGTTTATGTCTGTGGTCATGATTGTTGTCTCAGGACTTTAAACAAAATTAAGTTTGAAGCAAAATAAAGTCAGCTCTTGTGAAAGAGGATAGTGTTCCCTGCTGCTCTGGATCTTGATAAACTTGCTGAACGATCGTTTTCAATGGATAATGGAAACAGTAAGGAGGAAGTTGCGTGAGGTCTGGAAAGCTGGCTGCGCTTGTGTAACTCCAAGGTGTATTCAAggctttattttcagttttgtgttttcccagtGTTTCCTTATCCCACTAAGTGCCTTGTATTCTGGGCACAAACTGTTTTCAAGAATAAAAATACAAGATCAACAAAAACATGATACTCAGGACAGAGGGTTATcgagtgaaaataaatgaaactatTGAGATGTAGCACTCTGTTCATGTTATCAGCACGGGTTAAAGGAAACAGTCACATTACCATGTAGTATTTGCTCAAGCACAATTTTACCCAAATTTATTCATAACTGACATAACGTAATCGACTACTAAAATCATCAAGTCACTACGGATTACACACATTGAATAGCAAAACTTTTCATATGCATTTTTGTACTGTATGAATTaatctttttaaatcaaatccccaatttatatttacatttgttAATTTTGATGCCATTTTTTACAGATTGCAGTTTAAGGCAGAGGAGTTAAACAAACTGTAGTCCTGTGGCCACATGCAGCGCCGTGTAATTACAGCCGGCTAAACCCACAGCATGTGAACTCAGAAATAATTGCACTTTGTTGAAgtgcagaaaacagaaatgcatttagaaaatgttcacatttattACTCTGTTTTACAGACAATTCATCGCGAAACTTGAAATCCTCTTTGCCGCAGTGATAATCTTCAGATTAATGTCGGCCTCCACAGCGTTCAGCCTGCATGTTTACACAGTATGAGTTTATAAATGTAACATTCAAGCAGCATCTTGTTGCAATTgcctgtttaacacaaacagagTAAAAGTGGAAtcctattaaaaaaacaatcttaAACAGaaagttcttttattttcttagtAGTAATTGTTAGATTTCTCAATGTCCTGAATTTGAAGCCTGCTGGtggcaaaaacactgcaaaacagcCTAACTGTATTTCTGGGGTCTTTCTGTATGTAATTCGGTTGTTCTCCATGTGCCTGAATCATTGTTTCACGGTTTGTGGTCGCTCTCGGTTGTGGGGACAGCTTCAGCTTTTGGTGTGGCCCTGTTTACACCTCAAAGCTTCAGTCATGGCTCTCCCATTTTGCCCTCTCCTGACCTACTTGCGCCACTGTACTAACTTATCCTGATGCCTTGTTGATCTTGAAGCACGGTAATGAGCTCAGCTATTTTGATTTCCACAAGTAGACAACAGACTGAAGTAATAATATTCTCATTCCATATTCTgtatttgattttgttcttttctgctACAATGTGgttctgatgtgttttgtttatgttctgtgtctgtctgttatTATATCAAAACGCTGTCCTTTTAACCTCTTTTGGTTGTATTTTATTggaaacttttggaaaatgagaTGATACATCTCAGTGGGTTTATTCTCATAAATATAttcgttcgtgtgtgtgtgtgtgtgtgtgtgtgtgtgtgtgtgtgtgtgtgtgtgtgtgtgtgtgtgtgtgtgtgcaggtgactCTGGATTGCCCCGGTAATGAAGACTCTCCTCGGGTGGACAAACTCGTGGAGCGGATCTTCCACTGCAGCTGCCAGTCGTGCAGCAAGGAAGGAGCCCAGGAGGGGGCGGTGATGCAGCTGTACCCGGACAACGGCCTGGACGCGGGTCCGTCTCTAATCGACACCCTGAGCGGCGCTCAGTCTCACCCTCTGCcccactcagacacacaccccGTTAAGCACGGCCAGCTGCACACAGACCATCACACGCTACCGCACACATCAGACGGAGGGTAGCTCCACCATCTGTCCCAACTGTGTTGTTTGTGACTTTGCTCGTCTCTGCTgccctctctgtcctcctccacaccCTCTGCCAGTCTCTAGTATTCTACAGGAACTTTGAAGACTTCACTTTGTGTGGAAATGTTTGTCTTTAgcgaacacacacgcacacacacactgagtcttGCTTATCAGAACACTTTGTGAATAAGCTCGTACAAACACACCGGCCTGTGCACTCTGTTTGCTAATTATGacaaatgcatgtgtgtgtgtttgtctattCAGACATGACTAAAGCCTGTTAATGAGCTGTAGTCTTTTAATCTGCTTTGAATGCAATAAATCCCATTGTGATAATTGTCTTGTTCTCTCGTGTTGTTTCCACACATCTCTGAGTgccacaggaagtggagtcgCAGGAATTTACTTTGTGATCGTCCAAAAGTCAGACTCAttgcatttacacacacacacacgcacacacacagctgtctgtTTTATGTGGCTGCTGTGTGACTTTGGGTCAAAGCATATGCGCCTCTTTTCTCTAATCACCAAAACTCTGGTCGTCGACGGGTTTTTATAACATGCTCCTCAGTCACTGGAGCACCAAACAGCTGCAGGTTGGCAGGAGGCCTCGCTGTTCGCTGCATCAGTGGCCTGAATCTGATGTCTGTCTGCACCGCGAAGCTTTACGAGATGAAAtgacagagacccagagaaaTTTCATCCACAAACCTTCGCTTGGTTTTCATTCTATATAGAGTTGTAtacaaaaagaaatattttaaagtcagatatGATCTCTGTGTTAACATGTCACTCATTACAACTTCTTTGTTTACATAAAGTTaattcagttttgtttcatttttaaaaactttttttaaggatttttttattcagGTCATgtgcatcttttcttttttcatgcatCCTTTCTTTACAAACCAATTGTGTTCAGTGTCTTCAGAATAAAAGTTCTTAGAATTATATGAATAAACAAACTTATGTCAAAAATGTATAatctttgttttagtttagcttttatctcagttactttttttagTGTTTCCTTTAAAACAGCCTCACTGGATGATTATTCCAGACGTAATGGAATATTTTCTTACATTGTGGTTTGGTTCATTTACTTAGAGAAATCATCATTCTCAGCTGATATTGACGATGAAATGACTGACTGTGAACCAACAACTGAGAAATAACCTacaagttttatttattgatgtagGAAATAGTGTATTTCACCTGGACTTTAATATCAAATGTCATTGTGTcttaacacacatttatctcTTTTAAGGCCAGCTCTGTCAGACAGACTCCTTTTCCAGAGGATTCGTTGTGCTACCTGTCGTCGGACACTGCGAGATGAATCGCCATGGAAACCCGGACGTTGCTCCTTTAATGGACAATGAGTGGCCTCGTGCTTCGCCCAAGGCAGAGAGTGACAGCAGACTCAGAAAGCCTGACGGTCATTAAGGGAAACAAAGGGAGGATGTTCAGTTCACGGTCGGCCGGGTTAAGTAAAGCAAACCTCACAGACAACAAAGACTCCAGTTAAAACAAACAGAGTCCACTCAATAAAGCAGGGCTGGAGAGCATTAACCGAGAAAGATTGTTTGAAGTGGCTGCCAAGAGGCCATGTGTGAGACTGGAGTGCTTTTGCTTCAGAAGTTCATGGATGGTCCAGCAGATGTCAGCAGATGTTGCAGGTAGAGCCCAGTGGAGCGGATCTGTCTGAGGCTCCATCAATTAGTCCCACACTTTATCTGCACATCCAGGAAATATCTCCTCTCCCATTTCTCAGCACCGTATCCCCGCCATCTTTTTCTCTCATGTTCAGGGTAATTAAATTTGAACAGTTAAAGGttgactgtctgtctgtgccGGAAAACAAATCGATCATCCCCCTTATCTCGCAGCCACACAGCCCACAGTGTTCTGTGGTGAAAGGCAAGCTGCACAGCAACAGACTGATAGGAGCATTTCTGAACGTATTACAGCTTATTGTCAACAGTTaacttttttctccttttaaacTCCAACATTAATCTCCTCTCCGGCTGACACGACTCTCACGTTAACATTTTCTCATCCACTCTACatgatgtttgtgtgtttttatcggTGGGATGTTGTGCTGCTGTGTCGTCTTTACGGCACAGGGGCCCATCCTGGATCCTTTAAACGCTAACGCAATACAGTGAATAATAAGCACAATTCCATTTCCTGTGGTTGCTTAATTATTTTACAAATCTACTAAAGTAAATCTTTGCATTGCCATGCTTTTATGATGATTCAATCCAGCAGATTCCAGCTGTGTGGGATCACCTGCTGATTGGACATACTTTCAAGACCTTTGATAATAATTCTCATTTTTATGTGATCGTCTGTTTGAAAGTTAAAGCTTTGACCCCTGACATATTGAGGTCACAGAGCTGACCACATTCTGCAGCACACCTCTAAAACATGGTAGCACAACCACAAAGGATCTTTGGCGGTTTCACTGTCAAGCAGCAAAAGAGAAACATGTCTGACTTGTAAGCTGAGCAAAagatctgctctgctgctcagtcTGTTTCAAAGGCCTGTGAAATCACAAAATCATTCATATAAAGAGATTTAGAAgatgaaactgatgaagtgGAATGCATTTCAATATCACGTATGTAAGCAGCCACATGATAACTATTGACATTGTATTCTGTCTGAATGCAGTTCATTAGCATGAAAACAATGTAGATGTATAAGTGACATGCACACTGGCTTCCCTGGTTCAAGTTGTATTGTCTTCTCTTAGATAAGGAAATTTCATCAATAGAATAAAGAGCACACAGCTATTTCACACAAATACATCAGCACGCAAATGTCAAATCACCTCACATTGCACAAATGTCAAAAGTATATTTTTAATCTTCATATATGCCGTTTTAATAATGAGAATCACTGAAGTtgattttattctgctttctctGCAGCCTTTGATTATTACTGTTTTTGATCGCCCTGCCCTTTAATACCTTACATGTTATATTTATATCGTGTTATTAAGAAGTTTTCATGCCTGTGTGACAAAGCTTTAGCTACAAAAAgaatgatgtaaaaaaaacaatgaggtGTCATATGAGAGGAATGTTGCTAgaggcagaaagaagaatatatTTGTACAACTTCTTCTACATTGCTCAGATTGTAGTCAAATATATCACAAACACTGGTCTTAAAAAACAATTATTCAAAATACTTCAATATTTATTATCAAGTaaagtattttcatttttgtctctTAAGCGCACAAAAGCGCACGTGTCTTTCCACCTGGGGACATTTTTCTGCACGTTTTCCAGCAGCTGGTAAACATAGTGTTTAATATATCATCTATATGTGGTCGAAGTGCCGTCTGTTTCGTGTCATTTCGTTCGCtaaagggaaagaaagaaaagagagaagcacACTGTTAATGTCAACAGGTCGCGCGCCTGTGTGAGGGAGCGGGCGGGAGCGCGCGGCTTGTGCGGTCCCGCGGACGCGCGGACGCGCGCAGACgctccagccagcagcagcagcatcagtggAGCCGCGCAGGGTTCGAGTCACAGGTGCTCCTGTGTGCCGCAGCTGCAGGGAGACACCGACACGTCCTGCTCCTTCAGGAAAAAGCAAATACTGGGATTTACGGAATTTATACTTCGAGgtaagcaaaaataaaaaatatatatatatatattttgtcaCTATATACATGTTCACTTCATCGGATCATGCATACAGTTAATGAGCCGATTCCAATCGCTTCCACCCAGAAAAACACGCCCTCTTTAAGTTTGATGAATTTCTAAATACGACATATGCACTGAGAGAAACGTTTTGACAATAATGCAGTGAGATGATGTGTTCATGGagtggtttgtgtttgcagctcAGCAGCGGGGTGTCCAGGTTAAAAGGTGTCCGACTGAACCGCTCTGAAATGGCATGCAGCTCCAGCTCTAGTGCCAAGTCCCTGATCGATGAGATCGATCAGAGGAGCCAGGGAAAGACAGCTGAAAAAGTATGAAGTCAATCCAAGCTATAGAATCCTCATTTGCATAGTCTAATGAGATATTGGCTGACTggacagaagaggacagaaaggGCACAGAGGTGTGAGCTCCCTGCTCTTCTTAAGGTTTGAATTTTCAGCTGTCAGATCCAGCTGAGGAAAGCAGAAAAGACTTTCTGGAT encodes:
- the nbl1 gene encoding neuroblastoma suppressor of tumorigenicity 1, encoding MWQRIQICCALFALYSAAPPAHINRLALFPDKSAWCEAKNITQIVGHTGCQPRSIQNRACLGQCFSYSVPNTFPQSTESLVHCDSCMPAQTQWEVVTLDCPGNEDSPRVDKLVERIFHCSCQSCSKEGAQEGAVMQLYPDNGLDAGPSLIDTLSGAQSHPLPHSDTHPVKHGQLHTDHHTLPHTSDGG